In the genome of Eggerthella sp. YY7918, one region contains:
- the ilvC gene encoding ketol-acid reductoisomerase, with product MAVTIYHENDANPQLIQDKKVAIIGYGSQGHAHALNLKDSGADVRVGLREGSKSRQAALEAGLKVMSVAEAAEEADLIMILTPDETQAATYEAEIAPHLKPGDTLAFAHGFNIHFGYITPPEDVDVIMIAPKGPGHMVRRVFTEGAGVPCLICVNQDASGQAKDVALSYAWGIGGARAGVIETTFKNETETDLFGEQAVLCGGVTALINAGFETLVEAGYPPEMAYFECFHEMKLIVDLMYEGGMANMRYSISNTAEYGDYYAGPQVIGDEAKDAMKTILARIQDGSFAHEFMEDSKNSQKWLLEQREAHAKAEIEQVGENIRSMFTFVRR from the coding sequence ATGGCTGTTACGATCTACCACGAAAACGATGCAAATCCCCAGCTTATCCAGGACAAGAAGGTGGCCATCATCGGCTACGGAAGTCAGGGGCACGCTCATGCACTCAACCTGAAGGACTCCGGAGCTGATGTACGCGTGGGTCTGCGCGAGGGTTCCAAGTCGCGTCAGGCAGCTCTTGAGGCAGGACTGAAGGTTATGAGCGTGGCCGAGGCCGCCGAGGAAGCCGACCTCATCATGATTCTTACGCCCGACGAGACGCAGGCCGCCACCTATGAGGCCGAGATCGCTCCGCATCTGAAGCCCGGCGACACGCTTGCGTTCGCGCATGGCTTCAACATCCACTTCGGCTACATCACGCCGCCCGAGGATGTCGACGTCATCATGATCGCACCGAAGGGTCCCGGCCACATGGTGCGCCGCGTATTCACCGAGGGCGCTGGCGTGCCGTGCCTTATTTGCGTGAACCAAGATGCTTCGGGTCAGGCCAAGGATGTGGCGCTGTCGTATGCGTGGGGTATCGGCGGTGCACGCGCAGGCGTTATCGAAACGACGTTCAAGAACGAAACTGAAACCGACCTTTTCGGTGAGCAGGCCGTGCTCTGCGGCGGCGTGACGGCGCTCATCAACGCTGGCTTTGAGACGCTTGTTGAGGCAGGTTATCCGCCCGAGATGGCGTACTTCGAGTGCTTCCACGAAATGAAGCTCATTGTGGATCTCATGTACGAAGGCGGCATGGCCAACATGCGCTACTCCATTTCCAACACCGCCGAGTACGGCGACTACTACGCCGGCCCTCAGGTCATCGGCGACGAGGCCAAGGACGCGATGAAGACCATTCTTGCACGTATCCAAGACGGCAGCTTTGCCCACGAGTTCATGGAGGATTCCAAGAACTCTCAGAAGTGGCTTCTCGAGCAGCGCGAAGCCCACGCAAAGGCCGAAATCGAGCAGGTGGGCGAGAACATTCGCTCCATGTTCACGTTCGTTCGCCGCTAA
- the ilvN gene encoding acetolactate synthase small subunit: protein MRHILSVLVENKPGVLSRVTGLISRRGFNIESLSVGPTEDATMSRVTAIVNADDVAYEQITKQLHKLISVHKITDLTNDAAIERELVLFKVNAQPDRRNEIIEIANVFRAKIVDVGRSSLTIEATGDESKLKGMEDLFRAYGIKEITRTGKIAMSRNSKDV from the coding sequence ATGAGGCACATTCTGTCTGTTTTGGTTGAAAATAAGCCCGGCGTGCTCTCGCGTGTGACCGGACTTATTTCGCGGCGCGGCTTCAACATTGAATCGCTGTCGGTGGGTCCCACCGAAGATGCCACCATGTCGCGCGTCACGGCTATCGTAAACGCCGATGACGTGGCGTATGAGCAGATCACGAAGCAGCTGCACAAGCTTATCAGCGTGCATAAAATCACCGACCTCACCAACGACGCCGCCATCGAGCGCGAGCTGGTGTTGTTTAAAGTGAACGCGCAACCCGACCGTCGCAATGAGATTATTGAAATCGCAAACGTATTTCGTGCGAAGATCGTCGACGTGGGACGCAGTTCGCTCACCATCGAAGCTACCGGCGACGAAAGCAAGCTCAAAGGCATGGAAGACCTCTTCCGCGCCTACGGCATCAAGGAAATAACCCGCACCGGCAAAATCGCGATGTCCCGAAACTCGAAAGATGTTTGA
- the ilvB gene encoding biosynthetic-type acetolactate synthase large subunit, with amino-acid sequence MTNERKKPDETLSPKPGATAAAVGASRGLGSKTPKQGTTMTGAQAVVASLEAEGVDLVFGYPGGQAIKIYDALYDSTQIKHVLARHEQGAVHEADGYARATGNVGVALVTSGPGATNTVTGIATAYMDSVPLVVITGQVPRGVIGTDSFQESDIVGITMPVVKHSYLLQSTDELTQTFREAFHIAKTGRPGPVLIDVPSDLASESLVFEYPDEVNLPSYKPTYRGNAKQIKQAVARIRRAERPVLYVGGGTVSSGASEEVKQLAELMRIPVVTTLMGKGAFPASHPLNLGPVGMHGSKYANLAMTESDLIIVAGARFSDRVTGKLDEFAPNAEVIHVDIDPAEIGKVRDAQVPIVGDLKGVFAGVVSALKRENAQPATEEWLSQIAAWRERHPFYHPGVGDKPDEIVPEVVLRSLSDKLDPHNSIVVTEVGQHQMWAAQSIDREEPRSFLSSGGLGTMGFGFPASIGAALGCPEKTVVCVAGDGSFQMNSQEMATAAIHGVPVKVLIMDNRCLGMVHQWQHLFYDERYSSTLLDATPDFVKLADAYGWEGERVESPEQVNEALERMLAAKGPYLLDVAISREQNVYPMVAPGRALDDVMGAIDVAIGAVRTDMPTLDERKGATR; translated from the coding sequence ATGACGAACGAACGCAAGAAACCCGACGAAACGCTATCGCCGAAACCGGGGGCAACGGCCGCCGCGGTCGGCGCCTCGCGTGGGCTTGGCAGCAAGACCCCGAAACAGGGAACGACCATGACAGGCGCGCAGGCCGTTGTCGCTTCGCTTGAGGCGGAAGGCGTCGATCTGGTGTTTGGCTATCCCGGTGGCCAAGCCATCAAAATCTATGATGCGCTGTACGATTCCACCCAGATCAAGCATGTGCTCGCACGTCACGAGCAGGGTGCGGTGCACGAGGCTGACGGCTATGCGCGTGCGACCGGCAACGTGGGTGTGGCGCTGGTCACGAGCGGTCCGGGTGCCACGAACACGGTCACCGGCATCGCGACGGCCTACATGGACAGCGTGCCGCTCGTGGTCATTACCGGCCAGGTGCCCCGCGGCGTTATCGGCACCGACTCGTTTCAGGAATCCGACATCGTGGGCATCACCATGCCGGTGGTGAAGCACAGCTACCTGTTGCAATCCACCGACGAGCTCACCCAAACCTTCCGCGAGGCGTTCCACATTGCAAAAACCGGTCGTCCCGGGCCGGTGCTCATCGACGTGCCGAGCGACCTTGCCAGCGAATCGCTGGTGTTTGAATATCCCGACGAGGTGAATCTGCCCTCGTATAAGCCCACCTATCGCGGCAACGCCAAACAGATCAAGCAGGCTGTCGCGCGCATCCGTCGGGCTGAACGTCCCGTGCTCTATGTGGGTGGCGGCACGGTGTCCTCCGGTGCTTCCGAAGAGGTGAAGCAGCTTGCTGAACTCATGCGCATACCGGTAGTCACCACGCTTATGGGTAAGGGTGCGTTCCCGGCATCGCATCCGCTCAATTTGGGTCCCGTGGGCATGCACGGTTCGAAGTACGCGAACCTTGCCATGACCGAGAGCGACCTTATCATTGTGGCGGGCGCGCGCTTCTCCGACCGCGTGACCGGCAAGCTTGATGAATTTGCGCCGAACGCCGAAGTCATTCATGTCGACATCGATCCGGCCGAAATCGGCAAGGTGCGCGATGCGCAGGTGCCTATTGTGGGTGACTTGAAGGGCGTGTTCGCCGGGGTTGTTTCAGCGCTGAAAAGGGAAAACGCCCAACCTGCGACCGAGGAGTGGCTGAGCCAGATTGCGGCATGGCGCGAGCGTCATCCGTTCTATCACCCTGGTGTGGGCGACAAGCCTGACGAAATTGTGCCTGAAGTGGTGTTGAGAAGCCTTTCCGACAAGCTTGACCCGCACAACAGCATTGTGGTGACCGAGGTGGGACAGCATCAGATGTGGGCAGCGCAAAGCATCGACCGCGAAGAACCGCGTTCGTTTTTGTCGTCCGGCGGTCTGGGCACGATGGGTTTCGGCTTCCCGGCCTCCATCGGCGCTGCTTTGGGATGCCCCGAAAAGACGGTCGTGTGCGTGGCTGGCGACGGATCGTTTCAGATGAACAGCCAGGAGATGGCCACGGCGGCTATTCATGGCGTGCCGGTGAAGGTGCTCATTATGGACAATCGCTGTTTGGGGATGGTGCACCAGTGGCAGCACCTGTTCTACGACGAGCGCTATTCGTCCACGCTGCTTGATGCGACGCCCGACTTCGTCAAGCTGGCCGATGCCTACGGCTGGGAGGGCGAGCGTGTTGAGTCGCCCGAACAGGTGAACGAAGCGCTTGAGCGCATGCTTGCTGCGAAGGGACCCTATCTTTTGGATGTGGCTATCTCGCGCGAACAGAACGTGTATCCCATGGTTGCACCGGGACGCGCGCTTGATGACGTGATGGGGGCCATCGATGTGGCGATTGGCGCAGTGCGCACCGATATGCCCACGCTCGACGAGAGAAAGGGGGCCACGCGATGA
- the ilvD gene encoding dihydroxy-acid dehydratase, with amino-acid sequence MQRRSVAVTTGVARAPHRSLLKADGITDEEMERPLVAVFNSRNDIIPGHNNLDKIAEAVKAGIYMAGGVPFEISTIGVCDGIAMNHEGMHYSLVSRETIADSLECAVQGHAFDALVCIPNCDKIVPGMLLGALRVNIPTVFVSGGPMLAGKQPGGCGPTTDLNTLFDGAAAVQNGTMTEDELKFYENSACPTCGSCSGMFTANSMNCLCEALGIALPGNGTIPAVYSERIRLAKHAGMKVMELFEQGICARDIINEAAIHNAMECDMAFGGSTNTVLHLTAIAREAGHPITMDDWDAASARTPHLVKLQPSGPRPLTDLYEVGGVPVVIAELDKLGLIDRSAVTCMGPMGEYLNYMAEHCAGADGEVCRTHDNPFSAQGALRVLHGNLAPDGAIVKKSAVDPSMLMHTGPARVFNSEEEACAAINAGKIVAGDVVVIRYEGPKGGPGMREMLTPTSSIVGMGLSTSVALITDGRFSGATKGPAVGHVSPEAAAGGPIALIEEGDQVTVDIEGGALTLNIDDAEFARRRAAWQPPAPKHDHGVLAKYAKLVSSADKGAYVS; translated from the coding sequence ATGCAGCGACGAAGCGTTGCCGTGACCACGGGAGTTGCCCGTGCGCCACACCGCAGTCTGCTCAAGGCTGATGGCATTACCGACGAGGAGATGGAACGCCCGCTGGTGGCGGTATTCAACTCGCGCAACGACATCATCCCCGGGCATAACAATCTCGACAAAATCGCCGAAGCCGTGAAGGCCGGCATCTATATGGCGGGCGGGGTGCCGTTCGAAATTTCTACGATTGGCGTATGCGACGGCATCGCCATGAACCACGAAGGCATGCACTATTCGCTCGTGTCGCGTGAAACCATCGCCGACTCGCTTGAATGCGCTGTTCAGGGCCATGCCTTCGACGCACTAGTGTGCATTCCCAACTGCGACAAAATTGTTCCTGGCATGCTGTTGGGTGCCTTGCGCGTGAATATTCCGACCGTCTTCGTGTCGGGCGGTCCGATGCTTGCGGGAAAGCAGCCAGGCGGCTGCGGTCCGACCACCGACCTCAACACGCTCTTCGACGGCGCGGCTGCGGTGCAAAACGGTACGATGACCGAAGATGAGTTGAAGTTCTACGAGAACTCCGCGTGCCCCACCTGTGGCAGCTGTTCGGGTATGTTCACGGCGAATTCCATGAATTGCCTCTGCGAGGCGCTTGGCATCGCACTGCCGGGTAACGGCACGATTCCTGCGGTGTATTCAGAGCGCATTCGTCTGGCGAAGCATGCCGGTATGAAGGTAATGGAGCTGTTTGAGCAGGGCATCTGTGCGCGTGACATCATAAACGAGGCGGCCATCCATAACGCGATGGAGTGCGACATGGCCTTCGGCGGCTCCACAAACACGGTGCTGCACCTGACGGCCATCGCGCGCGAGGCGGGGCATCCCATCACGATGGACGACTGGGACGCGGCGAGCGCCCGCACGCCGCACCTGGTGAAGTTGCAGCCTTCCGGACCGCGACCGCTAACCGATCTGTACGAGGTGGGCGGCGTGCCGGTGGTCATCGCCGAACTCGATAAGTTGGGCCTCATTGATCGCAGCGCCGTTACGTGCATGGGGCCGATGGGCGAGTATCTGAACTATATGGCAGAGCACTGCGCGGGGGCCGACGGCGAGGTGTGCCGCACGCACGACAACCCCTTCTCTGCGCAGGGCGCTCTGCGCGTACTGCATGGTAACCTTGCACCCGACGGCGCTATCGTGAAGAAGTCGGCCGTCGACCCCTCTATGCTCATGCACACGGGCCCGGCGCGCGTGTTTAACAGTGAGGAAGAGGCGTGTGCAGCCATTAATGCGGGCAAGATCGTGGCGGGCGATGTCGTGGTTATCCGCTATGAAGGTCCCAAGGGCGGTCCTGGCATGCGCGAGATGCTGACGCCCACCTCGTCCATTGTGGGGATGGGCCTGTCTACGAGCGTGGCGCTGATCACCGATGGACGCTTCTCGGGCGCGACGAAAGGCCCGGCTGTGGGGCATGTGAGCCCCGAGGCGGCAGCGGGTGGTCCCATCGCACTCATTGAAGAGGGTGATCAGGTGACAGTGGATATCGAAGGCGGCGCGCTGACCCTCAACATCGACGATGCCGAATTCGCCCGTCGCCGCGCCGCATGGCAGCCGCCCGCGCCCAAGCACGACCATGGAGTGCTCGCAAAGTATGCAAAGCTCGTCTCATCTGCAGATAAGGGGGCGTATGTGTCATGA
- a CDS encoding InlB B-repeat-containing protein → MIPPIAWAQTDSPSGTSSDVARIEGGASYATLQEAFDAAQAGDEIVLLNDVEANVTVPVTASPVVLDLNGKTIAGAKSDEKYEKDTLTIQGSLTVKDSTVSQPPVVSDDFKTVTYSAGKILGKSPTKTPWPKAVVVQDGGSLILESGIIESEDSDAVFVKNNSMFTVKGGYIHSAEFGIGVQGEGATLNFEEGVVVADNNAAIGGNGQEQYADTTITVSGGQVISHISASGYIACGIYHPQRGSLTISGGTIYADNGVGVLLRGGKLSMTGGTVMGSGSQSGKVGDSGVSINSNGIAIHDHEDYYDHNGIKVTISAGTIKADAPALATPKNDLISLTGGTYSSDPTAFVAEGYYAELANALYTVKQKAAASIVFDANGGSSVSSLEGYAPDPISSRAMPITTRDGYDFIGWTDSQGTVVTTLPEKFTAGTTTYFAQWEKKITPPTAPDTTIHVQVSQVSDDASAPKPVVTDKAVQAAAASAGTALESIKQGITPEGIAPEKAAEVQQALQSAPADSKVSVTVAVKAEQRAEDNVPSDDKSAIGNVATSDEETVYFELSVLMTVKIENAQGGLIKSVDDIELTAVDEPLLIEIHVDPDLIKNKAVRIAHVHNGVTEIIQPESINRETGVIRVYASAFSTYALLTSSTVTVTFESNGGSAVAAQSVPFGSVATRPADPTRSGYVFAGWYSDQKLTRAFDFATPLDSSITLYAKWTSAGSGNETLPSSTQTGELAKTGDSVGTFVTGIGALAIGALVVVAAAGLYRRRHS, encoded by the coding sequence ATGATTCCGCCGATTGCCTGGGCGCAAACCGATTCGCCCTCTGGCACCTCTAGTGATGTTGCCCGAATCGAAGGTGGTGCCAGCTATGCCACCTTGCAGGAGGCTTTTGATGCTGCTCAGGCGGGCGACGAGATAGTGCTGCTGAACGATGTCGAAGCAAATGTTACGGTACCTGTGACGGCAAGTCCGGTAGTGCTCGATTTGAACGGTAAGACCATCGCGGGAGCAAAATCCGACGAAAAATATGAAAAGGACACTCTAACTATCCAGGGTTCTTTGACGGTGAAAGACAGCACTGTTTCGCAGCCTCCGGTCGTTTCCGACGATTTCAAGACGGTTACCTACAGCGCAGGCAAGATTCTGGGGAAATCACCAACGAAAACCCCATGGCCAAAGGCCGTTGTCGTGCAAGATGGTGGATCGCTGATCCTTGAAAGCGGTATTATCGAATCCGAAGACAGCGATGCCGTGTTTGTGAAGAACAACTCAATGTTTACCGTAAAGGGCGGCTACATTCATAGTGCTGAGTTCGGTATCGGGGTTCAGGGTGAAGGTGCGACGCTCAACTTCGAAGAGGGTGTGGTTGTTGCGGACAATAACGCGGCAATCGGAGGCAATGGCCAGGAACAATATGCAGACACCACCATTACGGTAAGCGGGGGACAGGTTATCAGCCACATATCGGCGTCTGGCTATATTGCCTGCGGTATTTATCACCCTCAGCGAGGAAGCCTGACCATCAGCGGTGGGACGATCTATGCTGACAACGGCGTGGGTGTTTTGCTGCGCGGCGGAAAGCTTTCTATGACCGGAGGAACCGTGATGGGCTCCGGCAGCCAAAGTGGTAAGGTTGGTGATAGTGGAGTAAGTATAAACAGTAACGGTATTGCGATTCATGATCATGAGGATTATTACGATCACAATGGTATTAAGGTGACGATATCCGCTGGGACAATCAAGGCCGATGCTCCTGCGCTTGCCACACCTAAAAACGACTTGATAAGCCTCACGGGTGGCACCTACTCAAGCGATCCAACGGCGTTTGTTGCCGAAGGATACTATGCGGAACTCGCGAATGCACTGTATACGGTTAAGCAGAAGGCTGCGGCTTCCATCGTCTTTGACGCGAATGGCGGCTCGTCGGTGTCTTCCCTTGAGGGATATGCCCCTGACCCGATTAGTTCTCGCGCTATGCCGATCACGACGCGCGATGGCTATGACTTTATAGGGTGGACCGATTCGCAAGGTACCGTCGTTACCACGCTTCCAGAGAAATTCACCGCAGGGACGACAACCTATTTCGCGCAGTGGGAAAAGAAGATCACGCCACCTACCGCACCCGATACCACTATTCATGTGCAGGTGTCGCAGGTTTCCGACGATGCGTCTGCTCCGAAGCCAGTTGTGACTGACAAGGCAGTTCAGGCGGCGGCTGCAAGTGCTGGGACCGCTCTTGAATCGATCAAGCAAGGCATTACTCCCGAAGGCATCGCGCCGGAAAAGGCGGCAGAAGTGCAGCAGGCTCTGCAAAGTGCGCCTGCGGATAGCAAAGTTTCGGTGACGGTTGCTGTCAAGGCTGAGCAGCGTGCCGAGGACAATGTGCCAAGCGACGATAAGAGTGCCATAGGAAACGTTGCCACAAGCGATGAAGAGACGGTTTACTTCGAGCTGAGTGTGTTGATGACGGTTAAGATCGAAAACGCGCAGGGCGGTCTTATAAAGTCGGTGGACGACATCGAACTTACTGCCGTCGACGAACCTTTGCTTATCGAGATTCACGTCGATCCGGATCTCATCAAGAACAAAGCCGTCCGTATCGCGCATGTGCATAATGGCGTAACTGAGATCATCCAACCGGAAAGCATCAACCGCGAAACCGGTGTCATACGCGTGTATGCTTCGGCGTTTTCCACCTACGCGCTGCTCACGTCGTCCACGGTAACGGTGACCTTCGAGTCGAATGGTGGTTCGGCGGTGGCCGCTCAGTCTGTGCCGTTTGGTTCCGTTGCCACACGTCCCGCTGATCCGACGCGTTCCGGCTACGTGTTTGCTGGATGGTACTCTGACCAGAAGTTGACTCGTGCGTTCGATTTCGCGACGCCTTTAGACTCTTCGATAACGCTGTATGCAAAGTGGACGTCGGCCGGGTCGGGTAATGAGACGCTGCCTTCATCCACGCAAACCGGCGAGCTTGCGAAAACGGGTGACTCTGTGGGAACATTCGTTACGGGCATAGGTGCGCTGGCGATTGGTGCGCTTGTGGTGGTTGCTGCGGCCGGTCTCTATCGCCGTCGGCACTCGTAG
- a CDS encoding gamma carbonic anhydrase family protein, translating to MENYYRVQIEPETRIAPNATVVGDVRLGKDVTVLFNATLRSEHGSRIVVGDRANVQENCCVHLNFGCTCTVGEGTIVGHGAILHGCTVGDNTLIGMGAIVMDDAVIGNNCMLAAGALIPRGMEVPDGMLAVGSPAKIRRPLTADEIEHIRVDAADYVMTGKELAENGIIYTGSNLPTDLMTIAIR from the coding sequence ATGGAAAACTACTACCGGGTTCAGATAGAGCCGGAAACCCGTATTGCGCCCAACGCTACCGTCGTGGGCGATGTACGCCTCGGCAAGGATGTCACCGTCCTGTTCAACGCCACGCTGCGTAGCGAACATGGTTCGCGTATTGTTGTGGGTGATCGGGCCAACGTACAGGAAAACTGCTGCGTTCATCTTAACTTTGGCTGCACGTGTACGGTTGGCGAAGGAACCATCGTGGGCCACGGGGCCATTCTGCATGGCTGCACGGTCGGCGACAACACCCTTATCGGCATGGGTGCTATCGTCATGGACGACGCCGTTATCGGCAACAACTGCATGTTAGCTGCTGGCGCTCTCATTCCTCGCGGCATGGAGGTGCCCGACGGCATGCTGGCGGTCGGCTCGCCCGCCAAAATCCGTCGTCCGCTCACCGCAGACGAGATTGAGCACATTCGCGTCGATGCCGCAGATTATGTGATGACCGGCAAAGAACTGGCTGAAAACGGCATCATCTATACCGGCAGCAATCTTCCCACCGACCTTATGACCATCGCCATCAGATAG
- a CDS encoding MBL fold metallo-hydrolase, with protein sequence MEHRLALHVLASGSRGNAAIIEDTVTGAGVLVDCGICKRDFFERSTQAGFDPANLAAILITHDHTDHTKGLGVVLRGLAKLGIEPAVYVEDAVREASKEVRALEDACDLRALCAGQVLSLAGMQVHTFRTSHDAASSCGFRIEDAGDVVGFMTDTGIVTGEAHEALGGVRLLALESNHDVQMLKEGPYPYPVKRRVGSDVGHLSNAQAVEELEALLCAELEQVVAMHISQNNNTYRLPGETLAAALAHADHPAQVQVAYQSMLVSVR encoded by the coding sequence ATGGAACATCGTTTGGCGCTGCATGTGCTGGCCAGCGGCAGCCGGGGCAATGCTGCCATCATTGAGGACACGGTAACAGGTGCGGGCGTGCTTGTTGACTGCGGTATCTGCAAGCGTGATTTTTTCGAACGCAGCACGCAGGCAGGCTTTGATCCGGCGAATCTCGCAGCCATTCTCATCACGCACGATCATACCGATCACACCAAAGGGCTTGGCGTTGTGCTGCGAGGACTGGCGAAGCTGGGCATTGAACCGGCGGTGTATGTGGAAGATGCGGTTCGCGAAGCCAGCAAAGAAGTGCGCGCGCTTGAAGATGCGTGCGATCTGCGCGCGCTGTGTGCAGGCCAGGTGCTCTCGCTTGCGGGTATGCAGGTGCACACGTTTCGAACCTCGCACGATGCGGCTTCGTCGTGCGGGTTTCGCATTGAGGATGCGGGCGATGTCGTCGGATTTATGACCGATACCGGCATCGTGACGGGGGAGGCCCACGAGGCGCTCGGGGGTGTACGGCTGCTTGCGCTTGAAAGCAACCATGACGTGCAGATGCTCAAGGAGGGTCCCTATCCCTATCCGGTGAAACGCCGGGTGGGCTCGGACGTCGGCCACCTTTCAAACGCGCAGGCCGTCGAAGAGTTGGAAGCGCTGCTGTGTGCCGAGTTGGAACAGGTGGTGGCCATGCATATCTCGCAGAACAACAACACCTATCGCCTGCCGGGCGAAACGCTTGCCGCCGCCCTTGCACACGCTGATCATCCTGCGCAGGTGCAGGTGGCCTATCAGTCGATGCTGGTGAGCGTGCGCTGA